The following proteins are co-located in the Delphinus delphis chromosome 5, mDelDel1.2, whole genome shotgun sequence genome:
- the LOC132425408 gene encoding growth-regulated protein homolog beta-like translates to MARAATPAAARLLRAALLLLVLVAAGRRAAGAPVVTELRCRCLQTVQGIHFKNIQSVKVTPPGPHCGQTEVVATLKAGQEVCLNPEAPMVKKIINKMLNKDSAN, encoded by the exons ATGGCCCGCGCCGCGacccccgccgccgcccggcTCCTCCGCGCCGCGCTACTGCTTCTGGTCCTGGTGGCCGCCGGCCGGCGCGCAGCAG GGGCGCCTGTGGTCACCGAACTGCGCTGCCGGTGCCTGCAGACCGTGCAGGGGATTCACTTCAAGAACATCCAGAGCGTGAAGGTGACGCCCCCGGGACCCCACTGCGGCCAAACGGAAGTCGT AGCCACTCTCAAGGCTGGTCAGGAAGTTTGTCTCAACCCTGAAGCTCCCATGgttaaaaaaatcatcaacaagATGCTAAACAA GGACAGTGCCAACTGA
- the LOC132425907 gene encoding growth-regulated alpha protein-like, with protein sequence MARAATPAAARLLRAALLLLILVAAGRHAAGAPVVTELRCQCLQTVQGIHLKNIQSVKMTPPGPHCGQTEVVATLKAGQEVCLNPEAPMVKKIINKMLNKGSTN encoded by the exons ATGGCCCGCGCCGCGacccccgccgccgcccggcTCCTCCGCGCCGCGCTACTGCTCCTGATCCTGGTGGCCGCCGGCCGGCACGCAGCAG GGGCGCCTGTGGTCACCGAACTGCGCTGCCAGTGCCTGCAGACCGTGCAGGGGATTCACCTCAAGAACATCCAGAGCGTGAAGATGACGCCCCCGGGACCCCACTGCGGCCAAACGGAAGTCGT AGCCACTCTCAAGGCTGGTCAGGAAGTTTGCCTCAACCCTGAAGCTCCCATGgttaaaaaaatcatcaacaagATGCTAAACAA GGGCAGCACCAACTGA